The nucleotide sequence TGTCGGATTGATCGGGATCGAGATAGCCCACCTCGCGCTTGTCGTAGCTCAGCGGAAACTCCTGACCGAACATGATCGTATCGGTCTCCCAGCCGATGTGGTGCAGGTTGCGCAACAACGCCCGCGTTCCGGGCGTGACGGTCGGATCAATCGGCTGCGGCCCGGCCGCGGCGACGGGGGAGGTCGCACGCGCCGGCAACACCAGCAGCAGGAAAAGCGAGGCAGCGAGCAGACGAAGGGGCATCAAGTAACGCATAACGGAAGCCCAGCACAGTGCCTAACCCGCGTCGGCAGAAGCACAATCAACCCGCCCCGCACCACCGATCCTGCAAACGTGAAGCAGAATGACCGGGTCCTACGGATTGCCCAGTTTGGCGTCGATCGAGTAGCGGCCGGCTCCGGTGAAGATGAAGGGTAGGAAGACGATGCCGTAGATCATGCCCATCTCACCGCTGCCTTCACCGGACAACGCCCCGCCATGGACGATGAAAAACGCCACGCCCATCGTGAACACCACGCTCAGGGCGGCGAATCGGGTGAACACCCCCAGCACGACCATGATCGCCCCCAGGAACTCCGCGCCGGTGGCGAAGAGATAACTGGCCTCCGACGAGATCCCCAGGGGATCGGGAAACGTGTGAAACATTTTGCCAAAACCCAACAGCTTGCCCCAGCCGTGCAACACCGCCATCGCCCCTCCCGCAAGGATTCGGAGGAACAAGAGTCCCAGGGCGGCGTTGACGGGCAAAAACGAGAGGGCGAAGAACTTTTTCATGGTGAGACGGAGTGAGCACCCGCCGTGCCGGGGAAGGCGAGTCATCTCGCCGCGCACCGCCCAAGAAATCTAATACCCCTCCGGCGCCACGCCACTACCCACCCGCGACGTGGGTTCCAGTCTTGCGCCGCACGGGGTTTCCGGCTGAGTGGACCCATGATCGTTCTCATTGGAAAAATCGGTTTGGCGACGTTGTCAGGCCTCGCGATTCTGGCGCTGTTGTGAAGCCGTTTGGGTATGCGCGTGATGCGTTGTGCCTCGGAGCCATGGCGCTCTATGCGCTCAATCGGTGGGTGGTGAAACCCCATGTCGACGCTGGTTTCCTGCACGATCATTTCAACGACCTGCTGCTTATTCCCGCCGCCCTGCCCCTCGTGCTGGGGGTGCAACGACTGCTGAAATGGCGGGATCATGATTCTCCGCCGACCGCCGGGGAGATCGCGCTGCACCTGGTGATCTGGTCCATGCTTTGCGAGGTCGCCGGCCCGAGGCTCGTCGCTCACGCCACCGCCGATTGGCGCGATGTCGTCGCCTATGCCGCCGGCGGTTTGGTCGCCGGGCTCTGGTGGCAATGCGCGGGGAAAGTAGGGGCCGCGCGCCGCGCCCGCCCTGCCCTCTCCTCACCCGTGGAAACGGCTGATCGCTGAGGCCATGAGCTTCGACACGCTCGCACCGCACTACCGTTGGCTGGAAAAAGCCATGGCCGGTCGCGTGTTGCAACGGGCTCGGCTGGCTCATCTGGCGGTGCTCGATCGAGCCGAGCGCATCCTGCTCGTCGGCGAGGGACCGGGACGATTTTTGGGAGCATTGCGCGCGCGGCGGCCGGACGTCGCCGTGACGGTGGTCGATTCGAGCGCCGGGATGTTGCAACGGGCTCGGCGGGTCGATCGGGGTGGACCGACGGAGTTTGTGCAGGCCGATTTACGTGCGTGGACGCCGGAGCCGGGAGCTTGGGATGCGATTGCAACGCATTGTGTGCTCGACTGTTTCGGACCCGATTCGCTCGCGCATGTCGTCGCCACGCTCGCGCGGGCAGCGGCCACGGAGGCCGACTGGATCGTGACCGATTTTGCCGTTCCCCTTCAACCGGGCTGGCGAAGACTGCGCGCCCGCGGAGCCCATGCGCTCATGTATGGCTCGTTTCGGCTCGTGACCGGCCTGGAGGCGCGGCAGCTCACGCCCCCCGACGATTTGTTGCAGTCGAACGGTTTCGGACTGCAGGCGCGCCGCACCTTCAACCACGGTCTGTTGCAGGCGGACCACTGGCACCGGCAGGTAATTTAGTGAATAAGCCGTTGATCCTCACGCTCTCCTGTCCGCAACTCTCTCTGCTGTGATACTCGACCTCCCCGCCCGCGCCATGGCCCGACTGCCCGTGAAGACACGGGGCATTGTGCAGACCGTTATCTTCGGTCTCGTGGCGGGTGGTGCAGCTGTCGCTTTTCACCTGTGTATTCACACCGTGTTCGAGCACGGTATCCAGCGCCTCACTCGCGAGAGCACGCCGGTGTTTTTGATCGGCACGTTTTTGGTCATCGGCGGCACCTCCGCGATCTCGGGCTGGTTGTTGAGTGCGTTTTGTCCGGCGGCGGCGGGATCGGGCATTCCCCAGGTCAAATTGGCGTTTTGGAAAGACATGGGCGAAATCCCGTTCCGGGTGGTCTGGGTCAAGTTCATCGCGGGGGTGCTCAGCGTGGGTGGCGGCAACAGTCTGGGCCGGGAGGGTCCGTCGGTGCAATTGGCGGCGGGATTGTCGTCGCAAGTGAGCGGGGTGCTGGGGGTGGCCAAACACAAGCGGCGGCTCGCGAGTGCGGCGGGGGCGGCGGCCGGCTTGGCGGCGGCGTTTAACACGCCCATCGCGGCGGTGACGTTTGTGCTGGAAGAGATCATCGGCGACCTCAACAGCCGCATGCTGGGTTCGATCCTGCTGGCCGCCGTCGTCGGGGCGTTGGTGGCGCACGGGCTATTGGGCGAGCAACCGGCGTTCACGCTGCGGGGGGCGGGTTCGCCGGAGTGGCAGGTCTACATCGCGACGCCATTCGTGGCGGCGATCGCGGCATTGGCGGGCGTGTGGTTTCAACGGTTTTCGCTGGGCCTGCGCGCGTGGAACAAAGAGAAGCACCGCGTGCCGCTGTGGATGCGCACGACGCTCGGCGGGCTCGCGGTATGGTTGATCGGCTGCACGGTGTTTTTGCACACCGGCCACACGGGGGTGTTCGGTCTGGGCTACGAGGATCTTTCGAGCGCCCTCAATGACCAAATGGCCTGGACTCACGCCGCGTTGCTGTTGGTCGCCAAGCTGGTGGCGACGGCGGTCTGTTACGGACTGGGGGCCGCGGGTGGTATTTTTGCCCCGACGTTGTTCTTCGGCGGGATGGCGGGTGCCGCCATGGCGGGGTTGATCGATCTGGTTTACCCGTTGAGCACCGCGGGTCATGTGACGCTCGCGGTCGTCGGCATGTGTGCGTGTCTCGGCGCGGTGGTGCGGGCCCCGGTCACGGGTTTGTTGATCGTGTTCGAGATGACCCATGAGTTTGCCATGGTGCCCGCGCTGATGGTCGGCGGGTTGGTGAGCATCGGTATCGCGAAGTATTTCACGAAGCACAATTTCTACGACGTCGTGCTCGAACAGGATGGTCAGTCCGTCGAACGCGTGATGCCGCCCCGCGATCTGCGCTCGTGGCAGGAAACCCCGGTGAGCCGGGCTGCCAATTTCCGGCCGGTTTTGGTCAAGGATTTGTCGGTCGGAAACCTGCGCGCTGTCCTCGCAGAATCCCGCCACGATTGTTTTCCCGTCGTGATTGACCGGAAGCTGAAAGGGGCGATCACCCGTGAACACATGCAGCGCGTGGTGGACTTCGGCGATGAACCCATCATCGATTCGGTCTCCACCTGCCGAAGGGAAGCCACCATCCGCGAAGTGCAGGGCAAGGTCATCGAGTCCCCCGCCAACATCGTGGTCATCGTGGGGGGCGAAGACGAAGTCGTGATCGGTATCATGACC is from Synoicihabitans lomoniglobus and encodes:
- a CDS encoding DoxX family protein, whose amino-acid sequence is MKKFFALSFLPVNAALGLLFLRILAGGAMAVLHGWGKLLGFGKMFHTFPDPLGISSEASYLFATGAEFLGAIMVVLGVFTRFAALSVVFTMGVAFFIVHGGALSGEGSGEMGMIYGIVFLPFIFTGAGRYSIDAKLGNP
- a CDS encoding class I SAM-dependent methyltransferase → MSFDTLAPHYRWLEKAMAGRVLQRARLAHLAVLDRAERILLVGEGPGRFLGALRARRPDVAVTVVDSSAGMLQRARRVDRGGPTEFVQADLRAWTPEPGAWDAIATHCVLDCFGPDSLAHVVATLARAAATEADWIVTDFAVPLQPGWRRLRARGAHALMYGSFRLVTGLEARQLTPPDDLLQSNGFGLQARRTFNHGLLQADHWHRQVI
- a CDS encoding chloride channel protein, giving the protein MILDLPARAMARLPVKTRGIVQTVIFGLVAGGAAVAFHLCIHTVFEHGIQRLTRESTPVFLIGTFLVIGGTSAISGWLLSAFCPAAAGSGIPQVKLAFWKDMGEIPFRVVWVKFIAGVLSVGGGNSLGREGPSVQLAAGLSSQVSGVLGVAKHKRRLASAAGAAAGLAAAFNTPIAAVTFVLEEIIGDLNSRMLGSILLAAVVGALVAHGLLGEQPAFTLRGAGSPEWQVYIATPFVAAIAALAGVWFQRFSLGLRAWNKEKHRVPLWMRTTLGGLAVWLIGCTVFLHTGHTGVFGLGYEDLSSALNDQMAWTHAALLLVAKLVATAVCYGLGAAGGIFAPTLFFGGMAGAAMAGLIDLVYPLSTAGHVTLAVVGMCACLGAVVRAPVTGLLIVFEMTHEFAMVPALMVGGLVSIGIAKYFTKHNFYDVVLEQDGQSVERVMPPRDLRSWQETPVSRAANFRPVLVKDLSVGNLRAVLAESRHDCFPVVIDRKLKGAITREHMQRVVDFGDEPIIDSVSTCRREATIREVQGKVIESPANIVVIVGGEDEVVIGIMTLHDILRAEILFTKE